A genomic stretch from Methanocella sp. includes:
- the cbiQ gene encoding cobalt ECF transporter T component CbiQ: MIPDWMKDVDVGPCSCRSVSAKKKNYIQKTLSGIMKFIEETIVSESYTRKNGLLQSLDPRVKLISIIALIVAVSITGDWKILLLVYFLTLVFAYMSKIEVSFFIKRVWLFIPIFAGIIALPMIFNVFLPGDSLVTLVTLGQGAKIGPFLLPETIAITRQGLMGATVFTLRVATCVSAGVLLFITTPRDLFFKSLRSVGVPRVYVLTLDMCYRYIFLFADLIGAFYTAKKSRSIKTMPLIEEQKWVGGRIGYTFIKAMDMGEKVHGAMVSRGYRGDVKIMDDFRMRRRDYVALACVLAFSLLLALASWHIIKV, encoded by the coding sequence ATGATTCCCGACTGGATGAAGGATGTGGACGTCGGCCCATGCTCATGCCGCTCCGTCTCGGCGAAGAAGAAAAATTATATCCAGAAGACTCTGAGTGGCATTATGAAATTCATCGAGGAGACCATCGTTTCCGAAAGCTATACACGAAAGAATGGGCTGCTGCAAAGTCTCGATCCCCGGGTGAAGCTCATATCGATCATAGCGCTCATCGTCGCCGTAAGCATCACTGGCGACTGGAAAATATTACTCCTGGTATACTTCTTGACCCTGGTCTTCGCTTACATGAGTAAGATCGAAGTATCATTTTTCATCAAGCGAGTCTGGCTATTCATACCGATCTTCGCCGGCATCATTGCCCTCCCGATGATATTTAACGTATTTCTCCCCGGGGACAGTCTGGTGACACTGGTCACCCTCGGACAGGGCGCAAAGATAGGCCCGTTCCTTTTACCGGAGACCATCGCGATCACGCGCCAGGGCCTGATGGGCGCAACTGTTTTCACGCTACGGGTAGCTACCTGTGTTTCCGCAGGAGTACTCCTGTTCATCACAACGCCGCGAGACCTGTTCTTTAAATCCTTACGGTCCGTCGGAGTGCCCAGGGTATACGTGTTGACGCTGGACATGTGCTACCGCTACATTTTCCTGTTCGCCGACCTGATCGGCGCCTTCTATACGGCGAAAAAAAGCCGCTCGATAAAGACCATGCCGCTTATCGAAGAACAAAAATGGGTGGGCGGGCGCATAGGCTATACGTTCATAAAAGCGATGGACATGGGAGAAAAAGTACACGGCGCAATGGTATCGCGGGGCTATAGGGGCGACGTGAAGATCATGGACGACTTCCGCATGAGGCGGCGGGATTATGTGGCGCTCGCCTGCGTCCTGGCTTTTAGCCTGCTCCTGGCCCTGGCCTCCTGGCACATCATTAAGGTATAG
- a CDS encoding TIM barrel protein, which yields MIRVGIAGIPYHAKGEGTEAGIRYLCSIGLSAMEVQFVRNVYMTPKSASESGAVARECELALSVHAPYYINLTSSSAATQEKSKDWIMKSLRIAEPLGAGIVVFHPAREKEPDILKQHLSELSKARKKEKIQALIGLEVTGDAPELGSVEDYMDILRDVPGTDIVIDWSHVHARTSGGLRSKADYEAVFDMLKPVKKNDFHMHFSNVEYKNGREVRHLPLDGQPPFEPLAQILKERKLNATIICETPLLEEDALKMKAILEAAD from the coding sequence ATGATCAGGGTGGGCATTGCCGGGATACCATATCACGCGAAGGGCGAAGGCACGGAGGCGGGCATACGCTACCTTTGCAGTATCGGGCTGAGCGCCATGGAGGTGCAGTTCGTTCGGAACGTCTACATGACGCCCAAAAGCGCCTCGGAAAGCGGAGCCGTCGCGCGGGAATGCGAACTGGCGCTGTCCGTCCACGCGCCCTATTACATTAATCTCACGAGCAGTAGCGCGGCGACACAGGAGAAGAGCAAGGACTGGATAATGAAGTCCCTCCGCATCGCGGAGCCTCTGGGAGCGGGTATCGTCGTGTTTCACCCCGCACGGGAAAAAGAGCCCGATATACTGAAACAGCATCTTTCGGAGCTTAGCAAGGCCCGAAAAAAGGAAAAGATCCAAGCCCTCATCGGCCTTGAAGTGACCGGCGACGCGCCCGAGCTCGGCAGTGTAGAGGACTATATGGATATATTGCGGGACGTGCCTGGCACCGACATTGTTATCGACTGGTCACACGTCCACGCCCGGACCAGCGGCGGCCTGCGCTCGAAGGCCGACTACGAGGCCGTGTTCGATATGCTCAAGCCCGTTAAAAAGAACGATTTTCACATGCATTTCTCTAACGTGGAATATAAGAACGGCCGGGAGGTACGGCATTTGCCGCTGGACGGCCAGCCCCCCTTCGAGCCGCTGGCGCAGATCCTGAAGGAAAGAAAGCTCAACGCGACGATAATTTGCGAGACTCCGCTGCTGGAAGAGGACGCCCTGAAGATGAAGGCGATACTCGAGGCGGCTGACTGA
- a CDS encoding Em GEA1 (EM1): MAEERKGEMTVEEAGRKGGEKTAKTHGKEFYEEIGHKGGEIGGKKGGQRVKELIKEGKEAESKK, from the coding sequence ATGGCGGAAGAGAGAAAAGGCGAGATGACCGTCGAAGAGGCAGGACGGAAGGGCGGTGAGAAGACCGCAAAGACCCACGGCAAGGAGTTCTACGAGGAGATCGGGCACAAGGGCGGAGAGATCGGCGGTAAGAAGGGCGGACAACGCGTAAAAGAGCTGATCAAAGAGGGTAAGGAAGCCGAATCGAAGAAATAG
- a CDS encoding methanogenesis marker 17 protein has translation MSDIAAGDLTMEPLEVFTVDSEDEEGAEKYKEVITDILMDLNLVRAIGRLKVYVDPKAPVFIIVGLFRPGLARLTLGDVADISSVNEGLLVSVREEQYSSKAIGRLWSKYGRENLVQTDRAAVIVPVKGDFEKQLDDVSAIVVYDPQEELKKNVIDALLRITPEGFRVRKHFIDQHMLAFIASEDPIKPEWLEICRNLRSSIGA, from the coding sequence ATGAGCGACATCGCCGCGGGCGACCTCACGATGGAGCCCCTCGAGGTCTTCACCGTCGATTCGGAGGATGAGGAAGGCGCCGAGAAATATAAAGAGGTCATCACGGACATCCTGATGGACCTGAACCTGGTGAGGGCCATCGGCCGCTTAAAGGTCTATGTAGACCCTAAAGCGCCGGTCTTCATCATCGTCGGGCTCTTCCGCCCCGGCCTGGCGAGGCTGACGCTTGGCGACGTGGCGGACATCTCAAGCGTCAACGAGGGCCTTCTTGTCTCAGTAAGGGAAGAGCAGTACTCCTCTAAGGCGATTGGCCGATTATGGTCGAAGTACGGGCGGGAGAACCTCGTCCAGACTGACCGGGCGGCCGTCATCGTGCCGGTAAAGGGCGACTTCGAGAAGCAGCTGGACGACGTCTCGGCTATCGTCGTCTACGACCCGCAGGAAGAGCTGAAGAAGAACGTCATCGATGCGCTGCTCCGCATCACGCCAGAAGGCTTTCGCGTCCGAAAACATTTCATCGACCAGCATATGCTGGCCTTCATCGCGTCCGAGGACCCCATCAAGCCCGAGTGGCTGGAGATCTGCAGGAACTTAAGAAGCAGCATAGGAGCCTGA
- a CDS encoding methanogenesis marker 15 protein produces the protein MRKIRIAHLTCGSEYSGVEHEIEMAAEQVNAQIVYPEVDIGNIKETADLFGLQVASPDLRLMIARAQSIVKGDTKADAVFVTSCFRCAEGAITRNAVRNYIQSQAHIPVISYSFTERTTHETLLTRMEALTTTALRRSLLAREEQVGLTAGIDSGSSTTKAVIMRDNYIIGTGWVKTTDVLKSAEDAYTNALEMAGVKREELSGLGTTGYGRFLIGKHYNADLIQEELTVNSKGAVYLAKKQKGPATVIDIGGMDNKAIAVMDGIPGSFTMGGICAGASGRFLEQSANRLGVDIADLGQLAIKGNHLNVTMNSYCIVFGTQSLINSLSLGKSREDVAAAACYSVAEQVFEQQLQEIEVKKPVIMVGGSSLNIGLVKAMSDLLKVDVVVPPYSQYIGAVGAALLVSGLREENKK, from the coding sequence ATGAGGAAGATCCGCATAGCCCACCTCACGTGCGGCTCGGAATACAGCGGCGTGGAGCACGAGATCGAAATGGCCGCGGAGCAGGTCAACGCGCAGATCGTCTACCCGGAAGTGGACATCGGCAACATCAAGGAAACCGCAGACCTGTTCGGGCTCCAGGTGGCCAGCCCGGACCTGCGCTTAATGATCGCCCGGGCCCAGAGCATCGTCAAGGGCGACACGAAGGCGGACGCTGTGTTCGTAACGTCGTGCTTCAGGTGCGCCGAAGGCGCCATCACCAGGAACGCCGTGCGGAACTACATCCAGTCTCAGGCCCATATACCCGTCATCAGCTATTCGTTCACCGAGCGTACCACTCACGAGACTCTGCTGACCAGGATGGAAGCGCTGACGACCACCGCGCTCCGCCGAAGCTTACTGGCGAGGGAAGAGCAGGTCGGCCTCACGGCCGGCATCGACTCGGGTTCGAGCACCACGAAAGCCGTAATCATGAGAGATAACTATATTATCGGCACCGGCTGGGTCAAGACTACAGACGTGTTGAAGAGCGCCGAGGACGCGTACACGAATGCGCTCGAGATGGCCGGCGTGAAGCGGGAAGAGCTGAGCGGCCTGGGCACCACGGGCTATGGTAGATTTTTAATCGGCAAGCACTATAACGCGGACCTCATCCAGGAGGAGCTGACCGTGAATTCGAAGGGCGCCGTCTACCTGGCGAAGAAGCAGAAGGGCCCCGCCACCGTCATCGACATCGGCGGCATGGACAACAAGGCCATCGCTGTCATGGACGGCATACCCGGCAGCTTCACCATGGGCGGCATCTGCGCGGGCGCGTCCGGCAGGTTCCTCGAGCAGTCGGCCAATCGGCTGGGCGTAGACATCGCTGACCTCGGCCAGCTTGCGATCAAAGGCAATCATCTGAACGTCACCATGAACAGCTACTGCATCGTGTTCGGCACGCAAAGCCTGATCAACTCGCTGTCCCTCGGCAAATCACGGGAAGACGTGGCCGCGGCGGCGTGTTACAGCGTGGCCGAGCAGGTCTTCGAGCAGCAGCTCCAGGAGATCGAAGTGAAGAAGCCCGTCATCATGGTGGGCGGCTCGTCCCTGAACATCGGCCTGGTGAAGGCGATGAGCGACCTGTTAAAGGTCGACGTCGTTGTGCCCCCTTATTCGCAGTACATCGGCGCCGTAGGCGCGGCGCTGCTGGTCTCGGGGCTGCGGGAGGAAAACAAGAAATGA
- a CDS encoding PDGLE domain-containing protein, which yields MDKNLRNAIIVIGILVILTPLGLIATGTAFGEWNLQELKERIGYVPAGLGGLSSIWNAPLSDYGVPGIGGSVGYLISAAVGVILCLCTAYVLGKFIVKKEE from the coding sequence ATGGACAAGAACCTCAGGAACGCAATTATCGTAATTGGCATACTGGTAATACTGACGCCGCTGGGCCTGATAGCGACGGGGACGGCCTTCGGAGAGTGGAATTTGCAGGAGCTGAAGGAGCGCATCGGCTATGTGCCGGCGGGGCTGGGGGGATTATCGTCGATCTGGAACGCGCCGCTTTCTGACTATGGCGTCCCGGGTATCGGAGGCTCGGTCGGCTACTTGATATCGGCCGCCGTGGGCGTTATACTTTGCCTTTGCACAGCTTATGTTCTTGGTAAATTTATCGTAAAAAAAGAGGAATAG
- a CDS encoding ABC transporter ATP-binding protein, giving the protein MQMIFDLRNVSYNYLGKFQALSNVNLKIGQGENIAIMGANGCGKSTLLSILNGLIYPTEGEFYAFGNPVTEEVFDSLEDNELSSYFRKKVGFVFQNPDVQLFCSTVYDEVAFGPLQMDLPKEEVQKRTEDVLAMVGISGLRSRTPHTLSGGEKKKVCLASVLSVNPDVLLLDEPTGGLDPRSQLWLIELLQELGKAGKTIITATHDLDIIEQISTRAIVFGEDHRLKVDTDSNKVMADLELLMEHNLIHRHMHRHGNMVHQHLHTHDKEHEHTH; this is encoded by the coding sequence ATGCAGATGATATTCGACTTACGTAACGTATCATATAATTACCTGGGAAAGTTCCAGGCCCTGAGTAATGTCAACCTGAAGATCGGCCAGGGCGAGAACATCGCCATCATGGGAGCGAACGGATGCGGCAAATCCACTCTGCTTTCCATACTGAACGGCCTGATATACCCCACCGAAGGCGAGTTTTACGCGTTCGGCAACCCCGTCACCGAAGAGGTTTTCGACTCGCTGGAGGACAACGAGCTCAGCAGCTATTTCAGGAAGAAAGTAGGTTTCGTGTTCCAGAATCCTGACGTGCAGCTCTTTTGCTCGACCGTCTACGACGAGGTCGCCTTCGGCCCGCTCCAGATGGACTTACCGAAAGAGGAAGTACAGAAGAGGACAGAAGATGTCCTGGCTATGGTAGGCATTTCAGGCCTGAGAAGCCGGACGCCGCATACCCTGAGCGGCGGCGAGAAGAAAAAAGTCTGCCTGGCATCGGTGCTGTCCGTCAATCCCGACGTGCTCCTCCTGGACGAGCCCACGGGAGGACTTGACCCCCGGAGCCAGCTATGGCTCATCGAGCTATTGCAGGAACTGGGAAAGGCCGGAAAGACGATCATCACGGCGACCCACGACCTGGACATCATCGAGCAGATCAGCACACGCGCCATCGTATTCGGGGAGGATCACAGGCTCAAGGTCGATACGGACTCGAATAAAGTAATGGCCGACCTGGAGCTCCTCATGGAACATAACCTGATCCACCGGCACATGCACCGCCACGGGAACATGGTGCATCAGCACCTGCACACCCATGATAAGGAGCATGAGCATACCCATTAA
- a CDS encoding Em GEA1 (EM1) produces MVEERKGEMTVEEAGRRGGHKGGEKVKEKYGPEFYSRIGQKGGQRVRELIKEGEQAEKSKK; encoded by the coding sequence ATGGTAGAAGAGAGAAAAGGCGAGATGACCGTCGAAGAGGCCGGCCGCAGGGGCGGGCACAAGGGCGGTGAAAAGGTTAAAGAGAAATATGGCCCCGAATTCTACTCCAGGATCGGGCAGAAGGGCGGGCAGCGCGTGAGAGAGCTGATCAAGGAAGGAGAGCAGGCCGAGAAGTCAAAGAAGTAA
- a CDS encoding cation:proton antiporter: protein MIEVSILFELLLMLLLGKILGDMVGRLGFSPLIGQIIAGIILGPMVLQAVGLSWEMDELSNLGILFMMFLMGLSVDFEKLMQDNVYKASFISICGGLLVFLSATAVTALLGFDMNTALLVGISFISTSTAIGFMVLNEIGDNYSKVYKTIMAVGTTDDIFAMLAFALFNSYLVGGGLDIKDAFMLFLLILGFIIFILYFGRSISEKLISWTVGLSDEVSVITVALIIMFLVAYLGENINVAAVTGAFLAGTILARSPFSYKIITPKIEAISEGFFIPIFFVYTGVRINIAKMVGSTPLDLYFVKIPIDVFLFLGLLMVVMASKYIATYAAALISGGYRTDEMNKIALTMTPMGEYTLVIGLLGVTTLGNVLPGIESVYSVLALIVLFTSIIAPIMIKKAYDN, encoded by the coding sequence TTGATCGAAGTCAGCATACTGTTCGAGCTGCTGCTAATGCTGCTTCTGGGTAAAATACTGGGCGACATGGTGGGCCGGTTAGGCTTCTCTCCCCTCATTGGCCAGATAATAGCCGGCATCATTCTAGGACCCATGGTATTACAAGCCGTCGGCCTCTCCTGGGAAATGGACGAGCTTTCCAACCTCGGCATCCTCTTCATGATGTTCCTTATGGGCCTGTCCGTCGACTTCGAGAAGCTCATGCAGGATAACGTCTATAAGGCCTCTTTTATCTCAATATGCGGCGGCCTCCTGGTGTTTTTATCGGCCACGGCAGTGACGGCGCTGCTCGGCTTCGATATGAATACCGCCCTCCTTGTGGGCATATCGTTCATCTCCACGTCGACCGCCATCGGCTTCATGGTGCTGAACGAGATCGGCGATAACTATAGTAAAGTCTATAAGACCATCATGGCGGTCGGGACGACGGACGATATCTTCGCAATGCTGGCTTTTGCGCTCTTTAACTCCTACCTCGTGGGCGGCGGGCTGGATATCAAGGACGCCTTTATGCTTTTCCTGCTGATCCTGGGCTTTATCATATTCATCCTCTATTTTGGGCGGTCGATCTCGGAAAAGCTCATCAGCTGGACCGTGGGCCTTTCCGACGAGGTGTCGGTGATCACGGTCGCCCTCATCATCATGTTCCTGGTAGCCTACCTGGGCGAGAACATCAACGTGGCAGCGGTGACGGGCGCCTTCCTCGCAGGCACCATCCTGGCCCGGTCCCCGTTCTCCTACAAGATCATTACGCCAAAGATCGAGGCGATCAGCGAAGGCTTTTTTATTCCCATATTCTTCGTCTACACCGGCGTCCGCATCAACATCGCGAAGATGGTCGGCTCCACGCCGCTCGACCTTTACTTCGTGAAGATACCGATCGACGTGTTCCTCTTCCTGGGCCTCCTCATGGTGGTGATGGCCAGCAAATATATAGCGACCTATGCGGCGGCCCTCATATCCGGCGGCTACCGCACCGACGAAATGAATAAGATAGCGCTGACCATGACGCCCATGGGCGAATATACGCTGGTCATCGGCCTTTTGGGCGTGACCACGCTGGGAAACGTCCTGCCGGGCATCGAATCTGTCTACTCGGTGCTCGCCCTGATCGTGCTCTTCACGTCCATCATCGCGCCGATCATGATCAAGAAAGCTTATGACAATTAG
- a CDS encoding methanogenesis marker 5 protein yields MKIFIYPANSLILSDLVERFGHEPLALMKEIRKKVTDPGLDSPPMNMTPDDAKKGLKYAAIEIPSGVRGRMSLMDPLIEEAEAAIIVEDADYIFGCMGCARTNELIKYVIRSKGVPVLELRYPKNENEAKNFVLFVKEFLDKLTADRQKVELKVEPKQEVKK; encoded by the coding sequence ATGAAGATATTCATCTACCCCGCCAACAGCCTGATACTTTCGGACCTGGTGGAGAGGTTCGGCCATGAGCCGCTGGCTCTTATGAAAGAGATACGCAAGAAGGTCACAGACCCGGGGCTGGACTCGCCGCCCATGAACATGACGCCGGACGACGCTAAGAAGGGCCTGAAGTATGCGGCCATAGAGATACCATCCGGAGTGCGGGGCCGGATGTCCCTCATGGACCCTCTGATCGAGGAGGCGGAGGCGGCCATCATCGTCGAGGATGCCGACTATATTTTCGGGTGCATGGGCTGCGCCCGGACCAACGAGCTCATCAAGTACGTCATCCGGAGCAAGGGCGTACCCGTCCTCGAGCTCAGATATCCGAAGAACGAGAACGAGGCCAAGAACTTCGTGCTTTTCGTGAAAGAGTTCCTGGATAAGCTAACCGCTGACCGGCAAAAAGTGGAGCTTAAGGTGGAGCCGAAGCAGGAGGTAAAGAAATGA
- a CDS encoding methanogenesis marker 6 protein — MPEDNITKMVVISDTELPSDIAINAYKVSSNVTIKETCYGLMVTGKREEVDRVVNEIRKLSPTKIFVKERGFPPGDERRCRANRGGGPRPGFHQLKNEIDMLPDISKGLILVERGSKPLNLPEAKNIPVDKFKQIIDEEAGKLGGKSQS; from the coding sequence ATGCCCGAGGATAATATAACGAAGATGGTGGTCATTTCAGATACAGAGCTGCCTTCCGATATTGCCATAAATGCTTACAAGGTCTCGAGCAACGTCACCATCAAGGAGACCTGCTACGGGCTCATGGTCACCGGAAAGAGGGAAGAGGTCGACAGGGTCGTGAACGAGATCCGGAAGCTGAGCCCGACCAAGATATTCGTCAAAGAGAGGGGATTCCCCCCGGGCGACGAGCGGCGTTGCAGGGCCAACAGGGGCGGAGGCCCCAGGCCAGGGTTCCACCAGCTCAAGAACGAGATCGACATGCTGCCGGATATCAGCAAGGGGCTCATACTCGTGGAGAGGGGCAGCAAGCCCTTGAACCTGCCGGAGGCAAAGAACATTCCTGTTGATAAGTTTAAGCAGATCATCGATGAGGAAGCCGGGAAATTAGGAGGAAAGTCACAATCATGA
- a CDS encoding methanogenesis marker 7 protein codes for MEPFIWTGGLYKHEEFEELVEDMGGYILQKNVLQSDVIMVILVPNADIPVIEAKNKELLGKLVKAPLAGAEVAVITPTLAYQHLPHLACDIAEYLRRSGSKTNMIGLARGVGRRVAQLTAKEIDLINEHDAALFLYGNFKDCIIEKTKLFRDIEVPIVVTGGPALQTSEVPGCEAYIGGLGRVMHRLRQKEETEIMDRIVAAIGKVLDERRAEFDKDQLSVSPPRLKAEIEKQVPDIQDVISPTPVTLNLNGARIKLDYEKYKDVIGDVKFDEGIYLREVCDIKPSRMKDFILLRIKPKSETGFVI; via the coding sequence ATGGAGCCATTCATCTGGACCGGCGGCCTGTACAAGCACGAGGAGTTCGAAGAGCTAGTCGAAGACATGGGCGGCTACATCCTACAGAAGAACGTTTTGCAGTCGGACGTCATCATGGTCATCCTCGTCCCCAATGCCGACATACCCGTTATCGAAGCGAAAAATAAGGAATTGCTGGGTAAGCTAGTTAAAGCCCCCCTCGCGGGAGCGGAAGTCGCGGTGATCACGCCGACTCTGGCGTACCAGCATTTGCCGCATCTGGCCTGTGATATCGCCGAGTACCTCAGGCGCTCCGGCTCGAAGACCAACATGATCGGCCTGGCCAGAGGCGTGGGCAGGCGCGTCGCCCAGCTCACGGCTAAGGAGATCGACCTCATCAACGAGCACGACGCAGCCTTATTCTTATACGGCAACTTCAAGGACTGCATCATCGAGAAGACTAAGCTGTTCCGGGACATCGAGGTACCCATCGTCGTTACGGGCGGCCCCGCTTTGCAGACGAGCGAGGTCCCGGGCTGCGAAGCCTATATCGGCGGCCTGGGCCGCGTGATGCACCGCCTCCGGCAGAAGGAAGAGACGGAGATCATGGACCGGATCGTGGCTGCGATCGGCAAGGTGCTGGACGAGCGCCGCGCGGAGTTCGATAAGGACCAGCTTAGCGTCAGCCCGCCCCGCCTTAAGGCCGAGATCGAGAAGCAGGTCCCCGACATTCAGGACGTCATCTCCCCGACGCCCGTGACGCTGAACCTGAATGGTGCCCGTATTAAGCTGGACTATGAAAAATATAAGGATGTCATAGGTGACGTCAAGTTCGATGAAGGCATCTACCTGCGCGAAGTCTGTGACATCAAGCCTTCCCGCATGAAGGACTTCATACTCCTGCGCATCAAGCCGAAATCCGAGACAGGTTTCGTTATTTAA
- a CDS encoding PDGLE domain-containing protein, protein MDRNLTIFLIAMVALIVLTPIGLIATGSAYGEWDSDTIQQAVGYVPAGLQSLSGLWNAPLADYGFPGQGDTMADATPGYIFSAIVGVVVVGGLVYVAGKFFIKKDSDQ, encoded by the coding sequence ATGGACAGGAATCTAACAATATTTCTAATCGCCATGGTGGCGCTCATCGTATTAACGCCCATCGGCCTGATAGCGACGGGCAGCGCCTATGGCGAATGGGACTCGGACACGATCCAACAGGCCGTGGGCTATGTACCAGCCGGCTTACAGAGCCTCTCGGGATTGTGGAACGCGCCTCTCGCGGACTATGGATTCCCGGGGCAGGGCGATACGATGGCGGACGCAACACCCGGGTACATCTTCTCGGCGATCGTCGGGGTCGTCGTTGTCGGCGGACTAGTTTACGTGGCCGGAAAATTCTTTATAAAGAAGGATTCAGATCAATAG
- the cbiM gene encoding cobalt transporter CbiM produces MHIPDGYLGPLTYIPLFVIMIPIWLYAGYRVQKDLRSKQVPYLALAAAFSFVIMMFNVPIPDGSSGHAVGSALVAIVLGPWAAIVSTSVALVIQCFIFGDGGVTALGANCFNMGVVIPVSAYVVYKLISGKSDLTSIRRLAAAAVAAWFGLTLAAGVAGTEMGLQPILEHDASGLPLYMPYGLGLTVPAMVLSHAFFFSIVEALVTVLAFAYITRFNPTIIWDYKKFVKSQGENKPTATTA; encoded by the coding sequence TTGCACATACCAGATGGATATTTGGGTCCTTTAACCTATATACCGTTATTCGTTATTATGATCCCGATTTGGCTTTACGCGGGATACCGGGTACAGAAAGACCTAAGGTCTAAACAAGTGCCGTATCTGGCTCTTGCCGCTGCATTCTCGTTTGTTATCATGATGTTCAACGTGCCCATCCCCGATGGGAGCAGCGGTCACGCCGTGGGCAGCGCCCTCGTCGCGATCGTCCTCGGCCCGTGGGCGGCGATCGTCTCGACGTCCGTGGCATTAGTCATTCAGTGCTTCATCTTCGGCGACGGCGGCGTGACGGCGCTGGGCGCGAACTGCTTCAACATGGGCGTCGTCATACCGGTCTCCGCATACGTCGTTTATAAGCTGATCAGCGGGAAGTCCGATCTCACCTCTATACGGCGGCTGGCCGCCGCGGCGGTCGCAGCATGGTTCGGCCTGACCCTGGCGGCGGGCGTTGCCGGCACTGAGATGGGCCTGCAGCCGATCCTCGAGCACGATGCGAGCGGATTACCGCTATATATGCCTTATGGCCTGGGACTGACCGTTCCGGCAATGGTATTAAGCCATGCGTTCTTTTTCAGCATCGTCGAAGCGCTGGTAACGGTACTCGCCTTCGCGTATATAACCCGCTTTAATCCCACGATCATATGGGATTATAAAAAGTTCGTGAAAAGCCAGGGCGAGAACAAGCCGACAGCAACTACGGCGTGA